From one Catellatospora sp. IY07-71 genomic stretch:
- a CDS encoding DUF4129 domain-containing protein, with protein MGALRRWWPLLAVAALLMAAAATASVSVLPVGRALPEQSATPVPSPTATASPSPRTPTPSPSEAAQAAGDSGWLGVVAIGVLLAIGVAVLVALLGAAARSTTKFRRRAIRERPPVRIAQFTDEEEVVAALDAGLLDLDDDAADPRTAVIACWVRLEQAAAAAGVPRLPGDTATDLVVRMLARRHLDAGLLNAFADVYRRARYATHRVDDDMRLQARGSLHRLRDELTAGARSEVGA; from the coding sequence ATGGGAGCGTTGCGTCGCTGGTGGCCGCTGCTGGCCGTGGCCGCGCTGCTGATGGCGGCGGCTGCGACAGCATCGGTCTCGGTGCTGCCCGTCGGGCGGGCGCTGCCGGAGCAGTCGGCGACCCCGGTCCCGAGCCCGACCGCCACCGCGTCGCCGTCCCCGCGTACGCCGACCCCGTCACCGTCCGAGGCGGCCCAGGCGGCCGGTGACTCGGGCTGGCTGGGCGTCGTCGCGATCGGCGTGCTGCTGGCCATCGGGGTCGCGGTGCTGGTCGCGCTGCTCGGCGCCGCCGCCCGGTCCACCACGAAGTTCCGCCGCCGCGCGATCCGCGAGCGGCCGCCGGTGCGCATCGCGCAGTTCACCGACGAGGAGGAGGTCGTCGCGGCGCTCGACGCGGGCCTGCTCGACCTCGACGACGACGCGGCCGACCCGCGCACCGCCGTGATCGCCTGCTGGGTGCGCCTGGAGCAGGCCGCGGCCGCCGCCGGGGTGCCGCGCCTGCCCGGCGACACCGCGACCGACCTGGTGGTGCGCATGCTCGCCCGGCGCCACCTGGACGCGGGCCTGCTCAACGCGTTCGCCGACGTGTACCGGCGCGCCCGCTACGCCACCCACCGCGTCGACGACGACATGCGCCTGCAGGCCCGGGGCTCGCTGCACCGGCTGCGCGACGAGCTGACCGCCGGCGCCCGCAGCGAGGTGGGAGCATGA
- a CDS encoding NAD(P)/FAD-dependent oxidoreductase, with protein sequence MKPVRILVVGAGHVGLYAALRLTGKLRASEAEVTVVDPQPHMTYQPFLPEAAAGNISPRHTVVPLRRELRDCKVVHGSVTKVEHSRKTAIVQPVVGPSREIPYDHIIVAPGSVSRTLPIPGLREHAVGFKTIGEAIWLRNHVLECLDIAAATTDEQTRRRALTFVVVGAGFAGVEALGEMEDMARDALRYYPELKADDMHWVLVEATQRVLPEVGPQMGAYTVEALLKRNMDLRLGTRLESCVDGVVKLSDGGEFAADTIVWTAGVKAHPMIAATDLPRNAQGKLTCDATLRVVDGDQLVEGAWSAGDCAAVPDLTAAAGEMCSPSAQHAVRQARRLADNLIATVRGRGIREYRHKHVGSVASLGLHKGVAHVYGFKAKGLVAWFMHRTYHMSRIPSLNRKVRVIADWTLALFLKREVVSLGALHQPMDPFAQVTQPTQQP encoded by the coding sequence GTGAAGCCAGTACGGATCCTGGTGGTGGGCGCGGGCCATGTCGGCCTCTACGCCGCCCTCCGCCTGACGGGCAAGTTGCGCGCGAGCGAGGCCGAAGTGACGGTTGTCGACCCGCAGCCGCACATGACGTACCAGCCGTTCCTCCCCGAGGCGGCGGCCGGCAACATCTCCCCCCGGCACACCGTCGTGCCGCTGCGCCGGGAGCTGCGCGACTGCAAGGTCGTGCACGGCTCCGTGACCAAGGTCGAGCACTCCCGCAAGACCGCGATCGTGCAGCCGGTGGTGGGCCCGTCCCGGGAGATCCCGTACGACCACATCATCGTCGCGCCCGGCAGCGTGTCGCGCACCCTGCCGATCCCCGGCCTGCGCGAGCACGCGGTCGGCTTCAAGACCATCGGCGAGGCCATCTGGCTGCGTAACCACGTGCTGGAGTGCCTCGACATCGCCGCCGCCACCACCGACGAGCAGACCCGCAGGCGGGCGCTGACGTTCGTGGTCGTCGGGGCCGGCTTCGCCGGCGTCGAGGCGCTCGGCGAGATGGAGGACATGGCCCGCGACGCGCTGCGCTACTACCCGGAGCTCAAGGCCGACGACATGCACTGGGTGCTGGTCGAGGCCACGCAGCGGGTGCTGCCCGAGGTCGGCCCGCAGATGGGCGCGTACACCGTGGAGGCGCTGCTCAAGCGCAACATGGACCTGCGCCTGGGCACCCGGCTGGAGTCCTGCGTCGACGGCGTGGTGAAGCTGTCGGACGGCGGCGAGTTCGCCGCGGACACCATCGTGTGGACCGCCGGCGTCAAGGCGCACCCGATGATCGCCGCGACCGACCTGCCGCGCAACGCCCAGGGCAAGCTGACCTGCGACGCGACGCTGCGCGTGGTGGACGGCGACCAGCTCGTCGAGGGCGCGTGGAGCGCGGGCGACTGCGCCGCGGTGCCCGACCTCACCGCCGCCGCGGGCGAGATGTGCTCGCCGAGCGCGCAGCACGCGGTGCGGCAGGCCCGCCGCCTGGCGGACAACCTGATCGCCACCGTGCGCGGCCGAGGCATCCGGGAGTACCGGCACAAGCACGTGGGCTCGGTGGCCAGCCTCGGCCTGCACAAGGGCGTGGCGCACGTGTACGGCTTCAAGGCCAAGGGCCTGGTCGCCTGGTTCATGCACCGCACGTACCACATGAGCCGCATCCCGTCGCTGAACCGCAAGGTCCGGGTGATCGCCGACTGGACCCTGGCCCTGTTCCTCAAGCGCGAGGTGGTCTCGCTGGGCGCCCTCCACCAGCCCATGGACCCCTTCGCCCAGGTCACCCAGCCGA
- a CDS encoding amino-acid N-acetyltransferase → MTVRKARTGDVRGIRHLIDTYSGERRLLSKATVAIYEDVPEFRVAVDDEGAVVGCGALHVLWEDLAEIRTVAVDAAWRGRRVGHQIVEALLDDAREIGVRRVFVLTFETRFFGSFGFAEIDGAPVPPPVYEQLLRSYDEGVAEFLGLERVKPNTLGNTRMLLHL, encoded by the coding sequence CTGACCGTCCGCAAGGCGCGCACCGGCGACGTGCGCGGCATCCGGCACCTGATCGACACGTACAGCGGCGAGCGGCGGCTGCTCAGCAAGGCCACCGTCGCGATATACGAGGACGTGCCGGAGTTCCGGGTGGCGGTGGACGACGAGGGCGCGGTCGTCGGCTGCGGCGCGCTGCACGTGCTGTGGGAGGACCTGGCCGAGATCCGCACGGTGGCCGTGGACGCGGCCTGGCGCGGGCGCCGGGTGGGCCACCAGATCGTCGAGGCGCTGCTGGACGACGCGCGCGAGATCGGCGTACGCCGGGTGTTCGTGCTGACCTTCGAGACGCGCTTCTTCGGCTCGTTCGGCTTCGCCGAGATCGACGGCGCCCCCGTGCCGCCGCCGGTCTACGAGCAGCTCCTGCGCTCCTACGACGAGGGCGTCGCCGAGTTCCTGGGCCTGGAGCGCGTCAAGCCCAACACCCTCGGCAACACCCGCATGCTCCTGCACCTCTAG
- a CDS encoding MoxR family ATPase, producing MQPIPAAEVGRLAQQVLDRVGTVMVGKRDSLELVLAGILAGGHVLLEDLPGLGKTLTARTFAQALGLDFRRLQFTPDLLPADVTGSFLYDQRSHDFTFRAGPVFTNLLLADEINRTPPKTQAALLEAMQEKQVSVEGVTYRLEAPFHVLATANPIEYEGTYPLPEAQLDRFMLRVSFGYPEADEELNVLRRRMVRRREESEVEPVVDAKTLLRMQAGLEEIEVEDSICRYLVALTAATREHPAVLVGSSPRGSLALLLLSRARAALAGRDYVIPEDVKAVTLPALAHRITLRPEMWLKRIDPVSVVAEVLAATPAPVSGALPSHAGGAPGQRPSPVRSGRLADLEDDLLGEPPYRSTGLRG from the coding sequence ATGCAACCGATCCCCGCGGCTGAGGTGGGACGCCTCGCCCAGCAGGTGCTCGACCGGGTCGGCACCGTCATGGTGGGCAAGCGGGACTCCCTGGAGCTGGTGCTGGCGGGCATCCTGGCCGGCGGCCACGTGCTGCTGGAGGACCTGCCCGGCCTGGGCAAGACGCTGACCGCGCGCACCTTCGCGCAGGCGCTCGGCCTCGACTTCCGCCGCCTGCAGTTCACCCCGGACCTGCTGCCCGCCGACGTGACCGGCTCGTTCCTGTACGACCAGCGCAGCCACGACTTCACCTTCCGGGCCGGACCGGTGTTCACCAACCTGCTGCTCGCCGACGAGATCAACCGCACGCCGCCGAAGACGCAGGCGGCGCTGCTGGAGGCGATGCAGGAGAAGCAGGTGTCCGTCGAGGGCGTGACCTACCGCCTGGAGGCGCCGTTCCACGTGCTCGCCACCGCCAACCCGATCGAGTACGAGGGCACCTACCCGCTGCCCGAGGCGCAGCTGGACCGCTTCATGCTGCGCGTCTCCTTCGGCTACCCGGAGGCCGACGAGGAGCTGAACGTGCTGCGCCGCCGCATGGTGCGCCGCCGCGAGGAGTCCGAGGTCGAGCCGGTGGTGGACGCCAAGACGCTGCTGCGCATGCAGGCCGGGCTGGAGGAGATCGAGGTCGAGGACTCGATCTGCCGCTACCTGGTGGCGCTGACCGCGGCCACCCGCGAGCACCCGGCGGTGCTGGTCGGCTCGTCGCCGCGCGGTTCGCTGGCGCTGCTGCTGCTGTCGCGGGCGCGTGCCGCGCTGGCCGGGCGGGACTACGTCATCCCCGAGGACGTCAAGGCGGTGACCCTGCCCGCGCTGGCCCACCGGATCACGCTGCGGCCGGAGATGTGGCTCAAGCGCATCGACCCGGTCAGCGTGGTGGCCGAGGTGCTGGCGGCCACGCCCGCGCCGGTCAGCGGCGCGCTGCCCAGCCACGCGGGCGGTGCCCCGGGCCAGCGGCCGAGCCCGGTCCGCAGCGGCCGGCTGGCCGACCTGGAGGACGACCTGCTGGGCGAGCCGCCATACCGGTCGACCGGGCTGCGGGGCTGA
- a CDS encoding Ppx/GppA phosphatase family protein, with protein MGDAVAAIDCGTNSIRLLVTDGERDLDRRMRIVRLGAGVDRTGRLDPAAIERTRVALAEYREVIEAFGVSRIRMVATSASRDAANAADFHGMVRVTLGQPAEIISGTEEAALSFAGAVSGLGGEGPYLVVDIGGGSTEFVRGGRSVDRSISMDMGCVRMTERHLPTDPPTPEQLAAVVRDVDEQVARALAHVGAGPATLVGVAGTATTLAGVALGLDRYDSARIHHSVLPAAAVEELAARLAAMDHDARAAIPVMHPGRVDVIIAGALILREIIRQTGFTEITVSEHDILDGIAASILR; from the coding sequence GTGGGAGATGCCGTCGCCGCGATCGACTGCGGCACCAATTCGATCCGCCTGCTGGTCACCGACGGCGAGCGCGATCTGGATCGCCGGATGCGCATCGTGCGCCTGGGCGCCGGGGTGGATCGGACCGGACGGCTCGACCCGGCCGCGATCGAGCGCACCCGGGTCGCGCTGGCGGAGTATCGCGAGGTCATCGAGGCGTTCGGGGTGAGCCGGATCCGGATGGTGGCCACCAGCGCCAGCCGCGACGCCGCCAACGCGGCCGACTTCCACGGCATGGTCCGGGTCACCCTGGGGCAGCCCGCCGAGATCATCAGCGGTACGGAGGAGGCCGCGCTCTCCTTCGCCGGGGCCGTGTCCGGGCTCGGCGGCGAGGGGCCGTACCTGGTCGTGGACATCGGCGGCGGCTCGACGGAGTTCGTCCGGGGCGGCCGGTCGGTGGACCGCTCGATCAGCATGGACATGGGCTGCGTACGCATGACCGAGCGGCACCTGCCCACCGACCCGCCCACGCCGGAGCAGCTGGCCGCGGTGGTGCGCGACGTCGACGAGCAGGTGGCGCGGGCGCTGGCGCACGTGGGCGCCGGTCCGGCGACGCTGGTCGGGGTGGCCGGCACGGCGACCACGCTGGCGGGCGTCGCCCTCGGCCTGGACCGCTACGACTCGGCCCGGATCCACCACTCGGTGCTGCCGGCCGCGGCGGTGGAGGAGCTGGCCGCGCGGCTGGCCGCGATGGACCACGACGCGCGGGCGGCGATCCCGGTGATGCACCCGGGACGGGTGGACGTCATCATCGCGGGCGCGCTGATCCTCCGCGAGATCATCCGGCAGACCGGGTTCACCGAGATCACCGTCTCCGAACACGACATCCTCGACGGCATCGCCGCCTCGATCCTGCGCTGA
- a CDS encoding dienelactone hydrolase family protein: MGETVIYPSNGGTSEGYLALPKSGGGPAVIVIQEWWGLVPHIVSLADRFADAGFVALAPDLYHGAQTTEPDEAGRLMMGLAMDQAAKDIAGAAEYLAGRPETTGGVGAVGFCMGGSLALWSATFSDRITAAVGFYPAVPWERMSPQWANYEGKTALIHCSEEDGTSAAEGIKAARAAIEEAGGTCIVHDYRGTRHAFVNDDRPEVYNAAAAASAWARTVELLRTHL; the protein is encoded by the coding sequence ATGGGTGAAACGGTCATCTACCCGAGCAACGGCGGCACCAGCGAGGGTTACCTCGCGCTGCCCAAATCAGGCGGCGGACCCGCGGTCATCGTGATCCAGGAGTGGTGGGGGCTGGTCCCGCACATCGTCTCGCTGGCCGACCGGTTCGCCGACGCGGGCTTCGTCGCCCTCGCCCCCGACCTCTACCACGGCGCCCAGACCACCGAGCCCGACGAGGCCGGCCGGCTGATGATGGGCCTGGCCATGGACCAGGCCGCCAAGGACATCGCGGGTGCCGCGGAATACCTGGCCGGTCGCCCGGAGACCACCGGCGGGGTCGGCGCGGTCGGCTTCTGCATGGGCGGCAGCCTGGCCCTGTGGTCCGCCACGTTCAGCGACCGGATCACCGCCGCGGTGGGCTTCTACCCCGCCGTGCCGTGGGAGCGCATGTCCCCGCAGTGGGCCAATTACGAGGGCAAGACCGCCCTGATCCACTGCAGCGAGGAGGACGGCACCTCCGCGGCCGAAGGCATCAAGGCCGCCCGCGCCGCGATCGAGGAGGCCGGCGGCACCTGCATCGTGCACGACTACCGGGGCACCCGGCACGCGTTCGTCAACGACGACCGGCCCGAGGTCTACAACGCCGCGGCCGCCGCCAGCGCCTGGGCCCGCACCGTAGAGCTGCTGCGCACCCACCTGTGA
- a CDS encoding PadR family transcriptional regulator yields MDTSQLLKGVLDLAVLAVLRDDDGYGYDILRRLRTAGLSEIGDASVYGTLRRLFAAGYLTTYVVPSEEGPHRKYYALNAAGRTQLKQGAEIWGEFASTMNTLLREPA; encoded by the coding sequence GTGGATACCTCTCAGCTCCTCAAGGGGGTGCTCGACCTGGCCGTGCTCGCTGTGCTGCGCGACGACGACGGCTACGGGTACGACATCCTCCGCCGCCTGCGGACCGCGGGGCTGTCCGAGATCGGGGACGCCTCGGTCTACGGGACCCTGCGCCGGCTGTTCGCCGCCGGCTACCTGACGACCTACGTGGTCCCCTCCGAGGAGGGGCCGCACCGCAAGTACTACGCCCTCAACGCCGCCGGGCGCACCCAGCTCAAGCAGGGTGCCGAGATCTGGGGCGAGTTCGCGTCCACCATGAACACACTGCTGCGGGAGCCGGCATGA
- the eno gene encoding phosphopyruvate hydratase — MATIEGFVAREILDSRGNPTVEVEVGLDDGTIARAAVPSGASTGAYEALELRDGDKSRYLGKGVEKAVTNIEDQIVDQLIGYEASEQRLIDAKMLELDGTPDKSVLGANAILGVSLAVAKAAAKSAELSLFRYLGGPNAHLLPVPMLNILNGGAHADSNVDIQEFMIAPIGAPSFREALRSGAEVYHALKSVLKKKGLSTGLGDEGGFAPSLPTNAAALDLIAEAVQAAGYSLGTDIVLALDVAATEFYSDGAYQFEGAAKSRDEMIAYYAKLAESYPIVSIEDPLAEDDWAGWTAMTQQLGGKLQIVGDDLFVTNPTRIARGIAEGAANAVLVKVNQIGSLTETFDAVELAHRSGFRTMMSHRSGETEDTTIADLAVAMGCGQIKTGAPARSDRVAKYNQLLRIEEELADAARYAGAAAFPRYSAGK, encoded by the coding sequence GTGGCCACCATTGAAGGCTTCGTAGCCCGGGAGATCCTCGACTCCCGCGGCAATCCGACCGTCGAGGTCGAGGTCGGTCTCGACGACGGCACCATCGCCCGTGCCGCGGTGCCGTCCGGCGCCTCCACCGGCGCCTACGAGGCGCTGGAGCTGCGCGACGGCGACAAGAGCCGCTACCTGGGCAAGGGCGTCGAGAAGGCCGTCACGAACATCGAGGACCAGATCGTCGATCAGCTGATCGGGTACGAGGCCAGCGAGCAGCGCCTGATCGACGCGAAGATGCTGGAGCTGGACGGCACCCCGGACAAGTCGGTGCTGGGCGCCAACGCCATCCTGGGCGTCTCGCTGGCGGTGGCGAAGGCGGCCGCCAAGAGCGCGGAGCTGAGCCTGTTCCGCTACCTGGGCGGCCCGAACGCGCACCTGCTGCCGGTGCCGATGCTGAACATCCTCAACGGCGGCGCGCACGCGGACTCCAACGTGGACATCCAGGAGTTCATGATCGCCCCGATCGGCGCGCCGAGCTTCCGTGAGGCGCTGCGCTCCGGCGCCGAGGTGTACCACGCGCTCAAGAGCGTGCTGAAGAAGAAGGGCCTGTCCACCGGCCTGGGTGACGAGGGCGGCTTCGCGCCGAGCCTGCCGACCAACGCCGCGGCGCTGGACCTGATCGCCGAGGCCGTGCAGGCCGCGGGCTACAGCCTGGGCACCGACATCGTGCTGGCGCTGGACGTGGCGGCGACCGAGTTCTACTCCGACGGCGCCTACCAGTTCGAGGGCGCCGCGAAGTCCCGCGACGAGATGATCGCGTACTACGCCAAGCTGGCCGAGTCGTACCCGATCGTGTCGATCGAGGACCCGCTGGCCGAGGACGACTGGGCCGGCTGGACCGCGATGACCCAGCAGCTCGGCGGCAAGCTGCAGATCGTCGGCGACGACCTGTTCGTCACCAACCCGACCCGCATCGCGCGCGGCATCGCCGAGGGCGCGGCCAACGCGGTGCTGGTCAAGGTGAACCAGATCGGCTCGCTGACGGAGACCTTCGACGCCGTCGAGCTGGCCCACCGCAGCGGCTTCCGCACCATGATGAGCCACCGCTCGGGCGAGACCGAGGACACCACCATCGCCGACCTCGCCGTCGCGATGGGCTGCGGCCAGATCAAGACCGGCGCCCCGGCCCGCTCGGACCGCGTCGCCAAGTACAACCAGCTGCTGCGCATCGAGGAGGAGCTGGCCGACGCGGCCCGCTACGCCGGCGCGGCCGCCTTCCCGCGGTACAGCGCGGGAAAGTGA
- a CDS encoding septum formation initiator family protein, with protein MRRSRDGGRGTRGTGGTRARDGERSASRPAAARRAAAAGAAKRTTAPNPNGLTGRATVLLVILAALALGYAYPVRVYLTQLAEIEALRQSQLAQQERIAGLERQAEKWKDDEYIKAQVRRRFYWVYPGQTPLVPIWDPEKQTDKELGAEPAAPPPPDSWYGKLWSRLEPEPESKN; from the coding sequence GTGCGTCGCTCCCGCGACGGGGGCCGTGGCACCCGTGGCACCGGCGGCACGCGCGCCCGTGACGGCGAGCGCTCGGCGAGCCGCCCGGCCGCCGCGCGGCGGGCCGCCGCGGCGGGCGCCGCGAAGCGCACCACCGCCCCGAACCCGAACGGCCTCACCGGCCGCGCGACCGTGCTGCTGGTGATCCTGGCCGCGCTGGCCCTGGGCTACGCCTACCCGGTGCGGGTCTACCTGACCCAGCTCGCCGAGATCGAGGCGCTGCGCCAGTCGCAGCTGGCCCAGCAGGAGCGCATCGCCGGGCTGGAGCGGCAGGCCGAGAAGTGGAAGGACGACGAGTACATCAAGGCTCAGGTCCGCCGCCGCTTCTACTGGGTCTATCCGGGGCAGACCCCGCTGGTGCCGATCTGGGACCCGGAGAAGCAGACCGACAAGGAGCTCGGCGCCGAGCCGGCCGCTCCGCCCCCGCCGGACAGCTGGTACGGCAAGCTCTGGTCCCGCCTGGAGCCGGAGCCCGAAAGCAAGAACTGA
- a CDS encoding DUF501 domain-containing protein translates to MDRDLVPAPVRQEATEEDLAAVRAQLGRPTRGTRAVAHRCPCGKPDVVETVPRLPDGTPFPTLFYLTCPRATAECSRLESAGLMKEMAAQLREDPELRAAYLKAHEDYLTRREAVGHVPEIEHVSAGGMPDRVKCLHVHLGHALAVGPGVNPFGDEVISLVEPWWTAGPCVE, encoded by the coding sequence ATGGATCGCGACCTCGTGCCGGCACCGGTGCGGCAGGAGGCGACCGAGGAGGATCTCGCCGCGGTCCGGGCGCAGCTCGGCCGGCCCACGCGCGGCACCCGCGCGGTGGCGCACCGCTGCCCGTGCGGCAAGCCGGACGTGGTGGAGACGGTGCCTCGGCTGCCCGACGGCACTCCCTTCCCGACGCTGTTCTACCTGACCTGCCCGCGGGCCACCGCGGAGTGCAGCCGCCTGGAGTCGGCCGGCCTGATGAAGGAGATGGCCGCCCAGCTGCGCGAGGACCCCGAGCTGCGCGCGGCGTACCTGAAGGCGCACGAGGACTACCTGACCCGGCGCGAGGCGGTCGGCCACGTGCCGGAGATCGAGCACGTCTCGGCCGGCGGCATGCCGGACCGGGTGAAGTGCCTGCACGTGCACCTGGGCCACGCGCTGGCGGTGGGGCCGGGGGTCAACCCGTTCGGCGACGAGGTGATCTCCCTGGTGGAGCCGTGGTGGACGGCGGGTCCCTGCGTTGAGTGA
- a CDS encoding uracil-DNA glycosylase → MTAEELARLDEAISGCRKCPRLVAWREEVAATKRAAFRDQEYWGRPVPGFGAADARILILGLAPAAHGGNRTGRIFTGDRSGDVLFAALHRVGLANQPTSVWRDDGLRLDGVRIAASVRCAPPENKPTPLERDTCAPWLHREVTLLRPTLRVVLALGAFAWTAWWPTLSTVYGVKPPVPRPAFGHGALVLPQGGPPGPERGPALLGSYHVSQQNTFTGRLTPAMLDGVLSQAKHLAGLD, encoded by the coding sequence GTGACCGCGGAGGAGCTGGCCCGGCTCGACGAGGCGATCTCCGGCTGCCGCAAGTGCCCCCGGCTGGTGGCCTGGCGGGAGGAGGTCGCCGCGACGAAGCGGGCGGCGTTCCGCGACCAGGAGTACTGGGGGCGTCCCGTCCCCGGCTTCGGCGCGGCCGACGCCCGCATCCTCATCCTCGGGCTGGCTCCGGCCGCGCACGGCGGCAACCGGACCGGGCGCATCTTCACCGGCGACCGCAGCGGGGACGTGCTCTTCGCCGCGCTGCACCGGGTGGGCCTGGCCAACCAGCCCACCAGCGTGTGGCGCGACGACGGGCTGCGGCTGGACGGCGTGCGCATCGCGGCGTCCGTCCGCTGCGCGCCGCCGGAGAACAAGCCCACCCCGCTGGAGCGGGACACCTGCGCGCCGTGGCTGCACCGGGAGGTCACGCTGCTGCGCCCGACCCTGCGGGTGGTGCTCGCGCTCGGCGCGTTCGCCTGGACGGCCTGGTGGCCTACGCTGTCCACGGTGTACGGCGTCAAGCCGCCGGTGCCGCGTCCCGCCTTCGGGCACGGGGCGCTCGTCCTCCCGCAGGGCGGGCCGCCGGGTCCGGAACGAGGCCCGGCGCTGCTCGGCTCGTACCATGTCAGCCAGCAGAACACCTTTACCGGGCGGCTCACGCCCGCGATGCTGGACGGCGTGCTGAGCCAGGCGAAGCACCTGGCCGGCCTCGACTGA
- a CDS encoding DUF58 domain-containing protein, with protein sequence MAQPAEGDLEPVASTDTGDNWAPTRALGRAVLIAGMLLIAAVLLGRTELVILAAPLALSVAFALGKRPRTLPGLRLSTVESFPVEGGELGATVEVENRDTVGYDLTVVHLQHSPWLRLEGGTDPNAPRRGPRGGNRPYVTFVPRGVATAVELAGPAVRWGRHWLGPASAHAVAADGLLVSRAVVTGALGVKVYPLTDPFKADEAMPRAAGLVGQHRSRRPGEGGELAGVRQFAPGDRLRRVDWRVSLRTERLHVAATLSDRDAEVVVLLDLLADAGRSEGVGGTASVLDRSVRAAAAIAEHYLHRGDRVSVLEYGAQARRLRPASGRRQYLTVLEWLLDAHPSPTAQERGGAQLAAGISSAALVVVLTPLLDARSAAMLAGLSRSGRFVVAVDTLPSDLASPTVNSWTDLSHRLWRAERENTMGQLGEHGVPVVAWAGAGSLDAVLRDVSRLAAAPKAVR encoded by the coding sequence ATGGCCCAGCCCGCCGAGGGCGACCTGGAGCCCGTGGCCTCCACCGACACCGGCGACAACTGGGCGCCGACCCGGGCGCTCGGCCGGGCGGTGCTCATCGCCGGGATGCTGCTGATCGCCGCCGTGCTGCTGGGCCGCACCGAGCTGGTGATCCTGGCCGCGCCGCTGGCGCTGAGCGTGGCGTTCGCGCTCGGCAAGCGCCCGCGTACGCTGCCCGGCCTGCGGCTGTCCACCGTGGAGTCGTTCCCGGTGGAGGGCGGCGAGCTGGGTGCGACGGTCGAGGTGGAGAACCGCGACACGGTCGGCTACGACCTGACCGTGGTGCACCTGCAGCACTCGCCCTGGCTGCGGCTGGAGGGCGGCACCGACCCGAACGCGCCCCGGCGCGGCCCGCGCGGCGGCAACCGGCCGTACGTGACCTTCGTGCCGCGCGGCGTCGCGACCGCGGTCGAGCTGGCCGGCCCGGCGGTGCGCTGGGGACGGCACTGGCTCGGCCCCGCCTCCGCGCACGCCGTCGCCGCGGACGGGCTGCTGGTCAGCCGGGCCGTGGTCACCGGCGCGCTGGGCGTGAAGGTGTACCCGCTGACCGATCCGTTCAAGGCCGACGAGGCGATGCCGCGCGCGGCCGGGCTGGTCGGCCAGCACCGCTCCCGCCGCCCCGGCGAGGGCGGCGAGCTGGCGGGCGTACGCCAGTTCGCGCCCGGTGACCGGCTGCGCCGCGTCGACTGGCGGGTGTCGCTGCGCACCGAGCGGCTGCACGTGGCCGCCACCCTGTCCGACCGCGACGCCGAGGTCGTGGTGCTGCTGGACCTGCTCGCCGACGCGGGCCGCTCCGAGGGGGTCGGCGGCACGGCCTCCGTGCTGGACCGCTCGGTGCGCGCGGCGGCCGCGATCGCCGAGCACTACCTGCACCGCGGCGACCGGGTGTCCGTGCTGGAGTACGGCGCCCAGGCCCGCCGCCTGCGCCCGGCCAGCGGCCGCCGCCAGTACCTGACCGTGCTGGAATGGCTGCTGGACGCGCACCCCAGCCCGACCGCGCAGGAGCGGGGCGGGGCGCAGCTCGCGGCGGGCATCTCGTCGGCGGCGCTGGTGGTGGTGCTGACGCCGCTGCTGGACGCCCGCTCGGCGGCGATGCTGGCGGGCCTGTCCCGCTCGGGCCGTTTCGTGGTCGCGGTGGACACGCTGCCCTCGGACCTGGCCTCGCCCACCGTCAACAGCTGGACCGACCTGTCCCACCGGCTGTGGCGCGCGGAGCGGGAGAACACCATGGGCCAGCTGGGCGAGCACGGGGTGCCGGTGGTCGCCTGGGCGGGCGCGGGCAGCCTGGACGCCGTGCTCCGGGACGTGTCGCGGCTGGCCGCCGCGCCGAAGGCGGTGCGCTGA